In Aequorivita sp. H23M31, a single window of DNA contains:
- a CDS encoding PUR family DNA/RNA-binding protein, producing MGEQFTMEQEEIFSKVMRAGRRTYFFDVRSTKAGDFYLTITESKKFTNDDGSFHYKKHKIYLYKEDFSEFKDTLEEMINYVIDEKGEEVISERHQKDYKPSYEEEQAAEAVSNPSLNGETDTSNFTDIEFDDI from the coding sequence ATGGGTGAACAATTTACAATGGAGCAAGAAGAGATTTTTTCAAAAGTAATGCGGGCAGGACGCCGTACTTATTTTTTTGATGTACGGTCCACGAAAGCAGGAGATTTTTACCTGACCATCACAGAAAGCAAAAAGTTTACGAACGACGATGGATCCTTCCATTACAAAAAACACAAAATCTATTTGTATAAAGAGGATTTTTCTGAATTCAAGGATACTCTCGAGGAAATGATCAATTATGTTATTGACGAAAAGGGAGAAGAAGTAATTAGCGAGCGCCATCAGAAAGATTACAAACCTTCTTATGAAGAAGAACAAGCTGCTGAGGCTGTTTCTAATCCATCACTCAATGGTGAAACAGATACCAGTAATTTTACTGATATCGAATTTGACGATATATAA
- a CDS encoding ABC transporter ATP-binding protein, which produces MKELKYLNHYFLKYKGRLILGVFITIIATVFKLVVPMKIGDSVTAIKQYMDGDITNLADVKHALLINVLLLLGAALLSGFFTFIMRQTFIVVSRYVEYDIKNKVFEHYERLSLGFYKQNRTGDLMNRISEDVSKVRMYVGPALMYSISTVTLFIVVITYMFYKDPILTLYAVAPFPILSFAIFKLSVMIHQKSTIVQQYLSKLTSFTQESFSGISVIKAYGIEPRINNDFEQLAEGSKEKNIDLAKVQALFGPLMMLLIGVSNILVVYIGGTRYINGQIAEIGTLVEFLMYVNMLTWPVAVVGFVASMVQQAEASQKRINEFLHTEPAIQNEKDEHTPINGTIEFHKLTFTYPDTGITALKDVSFSVTQGETLAIVGNTGSGKSTILELIGRLYDVADGMLTIDGTNIKQLNLQDLRNSIGYVPQDAFLFSDTLRNNIKFGKEDASEEEVIQAAKNAVVHKNIIEFNKGYDTVLGERGITLSGGQKQRLSIARAIIKDPKILLFDDCLSAVDTETEEQILHNLQKITKNKTTIIVSHRISSVKNATKIIVLEEGRIIQRGTHNQLVASEGYYKELYAKQLMEKEM; this is translated from the coding sequence ATGAAAGAATTAAAATATTTAAACCATTATTTTTTAAAATATAAAGGGCGACTTATCCTAGGCGTGTTCATCACCATCATCGCAACGGTTTTCAAATTGGTAGTTCCTATGAAAATTGGCGATTCTGTTACTGCTATAAAACAATATATGGATGGCGATATAACCAATCTCGCCGATGTAAAACATGCTCTTTTGATAAATGTGCTATTACTTTTGGGGGCAGCGCTTCTTTCAGGATTCTTTACTTTTATTATGCGCCAGACATTTATAGTCGTATCCCGCTATGTTGAATATGATATAAAAAACAAGGTTTTTGAACATTACGAAAGACTCTCATTAGGATTCTACAAACAAAACAGAACAGGAGACTTAATGAACCGTATTAGTGAAGACGTTTCAAAAGTACGAATGTATGTAGGTCCTGCCCTTATGTACAGTATCTCTACCGTGACTCTTTTTATAGTAGTTATCACATATATGTTTTATAAAGATCCTATTCTCACTTTGTATGCAGTAGCCCCTTTCCCAATACTTTCGTTTGCTATTTTTAAGCTGAGTGTAATGATCCATCAAAAGAGTACAATAGTTCAGCAATATCTTTCCAAATTAACATCATTTACCCAAGAGAGTTTTAGCGGAATTTCGGTAATCAAAGCTTATGGAATCGAGCCCCGAATAAATAATGATTTTGAACAACTTGCTGAAGGCAGTAAAGAAAAGAATATCGATCTGGCGAAGGTTCAAGCACTATTTGGCCCCCTTATGATGTTGTTGATTGGGGTGAGTAATATTCTTGTAGTTTATATAGGAGGGACGCGATACATCAATGGACAAATTGCTGAAATTGGAACGCTTGTCGAGTTTTTAATGTATGTAAACATGCTTACTTGGCCGGTTGCGGTCGTAGGGTTTGTAGCTTCTATGGTACAGCAGGCGGAGGCGTCGCAAAAAAGAATTAATGAATTTCTACATACCGAACCTGCCATTCAAAATGAAAAGGATGAACACACTCCTATTAATGGTACTATTGAATTCCACAAGCTTACTTTTACCTATCCAGATACGGGCATTACCGCTTTAAAAGACGTTTCCTTTTCGGTAACTCAGGGAGAAACCCTTGCTATTGTTGGTAATACAGGTTCGGGAAAATCAACCATTCTTGAACTTATTGGAAGGCTATACGATGTAGCAGATGGAATGTTGACGATTGATGGAACAAATATTAAGCAACTAAATTTACAAGATTTACGGAATAGTATAGGATATGTGCCACAAGATGCCTTTCTGTTCAGTGATACTCTTCGGAATAATATTAAATTCGGGAAGGAAGATGCTTCGGAAGAGGAAGTTATCCAGGCCGCAAAAAATGCTGTGGTCCATAAAAACATTATTGAATTCAACAAAGGTTATGATACCGTTCTTGGAGAACGCGGGATCACCTTGAGCGGTGGGCAAAAACAACGACTGTCCATTGCAAGGGCGATAATAAAAGATCCGAAAATTCTGCTATTTGACGACTGCCTATCTGCGGTGGATACAGAAACGGAAGAACAGATACTTCATAATTTGCAAAAAATCACCAAAAACAAGACAACAATAATCGTAAGCCATAGAATTTCATCGGTAAAAAATGCCACTAAAATTATTGTTTTGGAGGAGGGAAGAATAATCCAAAGAGGCACGCACAATCAACTAGTTGCCTCTGAGGGTTATTACAAGGAGTTGTATGCAAAGCAACTTATGGAAAAAGAAATGTAA
- a CDS encoding Glu/Leu/Phe/Val family dehydrogenase: MTTEIIDKNELHKMDPVFGQESFDNHEQIVFCNDKDTGLKAIIGIHNTVLGPSLGGTRMWNYTSEWDALNDVLRLSRGMTYKSAISGLNLGGGKAVIIGDAKTQKTPELMLKFGEFVNSLGGKYITAEDVGMQTSDMDLVRTVTPYVTGLSESLGGKGNPSPITAYGVFMGMKGAAQFTFGSDDLEGKVVYVQGIGNVGEALVERLSKDGAKVFISDINRDKLEEVRDKYNVKIYEGNDLYSEEMDIYAPCALGATVNDQTIGKLKTKIIAGAANNQLAVEQKHGKMLRDKGIIWAPDFLINAGGVINVYAELENYDRKEIMRKTEHIYDTTLEILKNAADNSITTYQAAYNIAQARIDERKNQK; this comes from the coding sequence ATGACCACTGAAATAATCGACAAAAACGAACTTCATAAAATGGATCCAGTATTCGGACAAGAGTCTTTTGACAATCACGAACAGATTGTTTTTTGCAACGACAAAGATACTGGATTAAAAGCAATAATTGGTATACACAATACAGTTTTGGGTCCCTCTTTGGGAGGTACCAGGATGTGGAATTACACTTCAGAATGGGATGCTCTTAATGATGTTTTGCGTCTTTCTAGAGGAATGACTTATAAGAGTGCAATTTCTGGTCTAAACCTTGGCGGGGGAAAAGCCGTAATAATCGGAGATGCAAAAACCCAAAAGACCCCGGAACTGATGCTCAAGTTCGGGGAATTTGTAAACTCGTTGGGTGGGAAGTACATTACTGCTGAAGATGTTGGGATGCAAACTTCCGATATGGATTTGGTGCGTACGGTAACTCCTTACGTTACAGGACTTTCTGAGTCTTTGGGAGGAAAAGGGAACCCCTCTCCAATTACTGCTTATGGTGTTTTTATGGGAATGAAAGGGGCAGCACAATTTACTTTCGGAAGTGATGACCTAGAAGGGAAAGTGGTATATGTTCAAGGTATTGGTAATGTGGGTGAAGCTTTGGTGGAGCGTCTTAGCAAAGATGGCGCAAAAGTTTTCATTTCCGATATTAACCGAGACAAATTGGAAGAAGTACGTGATAAGTATAACGTTAAGATATATGAAGGAAACGACCTCTATTCCGAAGAAATGGATATTTATGCACCCTGTGCATTGGGAGCGACGGTAAACGACCAAACCATTGGAAAATTAAAGACTAAAATTATTGCGGGAGCGGCCAATAACCAATTGGCAGTTGAACAAAAACATGGAAAGATGCTCCGCGATAAAGGAATTATCTGGGCACCCGACTTTTTGATTAATGCTGGTGGGGTTATCAATGTTTACGCTGAACTGGAAAACTACGATCGTAAGGAAATTATGCGTAAAACCGAACATATCTACGATACCACATTGGAAATCCTGAAAAATGCTGCCGATAACTCTATAACTACGTATCAAGCGGCGTACAATATTGCCCAAGCCAGAATCGATGAGCGAAAAAACCAAAAATAG